One Mangrovimonas cancribranchiae DNA segment encodes these proteins:
- the folK gene encoding 2-amino-4-hydroxy-6-hydroxymethyldihydropteridine diphosphokinase, with translation MTTTHNVYIALGSNKGDRLKHLQDAIDLIFEKLGRIEAIAKVYNTPALGFQGDDFFNSCLLLQTEYDAQTVINTLLEIEKHLGRERSSASGYVSRTIDLDVLFFNDEHIESEALIVPHPRLHERNFVLQPMLDIAAKFTHPKFNKTIMQLMVESPDDSVLEPANVWLKNPIKKYELSKLNYIAIEGNIGAGKTSLATKIANEFNAKLILERFADNPFLPKFYEDQQRYAFTLEMSFLADRYQQISDDLSQLDLFRDFIVSDYDIYKSLIFSKITLPEDEFRLYRKLFYLMYKDIAKPELYIYLYQNTNRLQENIKKRGRDYEKNIENAYLEKINAGYLEFLKNQNELNVKMIDISDKDFVKHREDYLWLLNEISNETQD, from the coding sequence ATGACAACTACCCATAACGTATATATTGCACTCGGAAGTAACAAAGGTGATAGGTTAAAACACCTGCAAGATGCTATTGACTTGATTTTTGAAAAATTAGGTCGTATAGAAGCCATTGCCAAGGTTTACAACACGCCAGCTTTAGGGTTTCAAGGCGACGATTTTTTTAATTCCTGTTTGTTATTGCAAACCGAATACGATGCGCAAACGGTTATTAACACGTTATTAGAGATTGAAAAACACCTAGGACGTGAGCGCAGTTCAGCTTCAGGATATGTCTCAAGAACTATAGATTTAGATGTGTTGTTTTTTAATGATGAACACATTGAAAGTGAAGCGTTAATTGTGCCGCATCCAAGACTACACGAGCGCAATTTTGTGTTACAACCCATGTTGGATATTGCTGCCAAATTCACACATCCCAAGTTTAATAAAACCATTATGCAATTGATGGTAGAAAGCCCAGACGATAGTGTTTTGGAACCAGCCAATGTTTGGTTGAAAAATCCCATTAAAAAATACGAGTTGTCAAAGCTGAATTATATCGCTATTGAAGGTAATATTGGTGCAGGAAAAACCAGTTTAGCTACAAAAATAGCTAACGAGTTTAATGCTAAATTAATTTTAGAGCGTTTTGCCGATAACCCGTTTTTGCCTAAGTTTTATGAAGATCAACAACGTTACGCGTTTACTTTAGAAATGTCGTTTCTGGCCGATCGCTACCAACAAATTAGCGACGATTTATCGCAATTGGATTTGTTTCGTGATTTTATTGTGAGTGATTACGATATTTATAAATCCTTGATTTTTTCTAAAATCACCCTACCAGAAGACGAATTCAGGCTTTACAGGAAGTTATTCTACTTAATGTACAAGGATATCGCCAAGCCAGAGCTTTATATTTATCTCTATCAAAATACTAACCGATTACAGGAAAACATTAAAAAGCGTGGTCGCGATTACGAAAAGAATATAGAAAATGCCTATCTGGAGAAAATTAATGCCGGCTATTTGGAGTTTTTAAAAAACCAAAACGAGCTCAATGTAAAAATGATTGATATCTCCGATAAAGATTTTGTCAAGCATCGCGAAGATTACTTATGGTTGTTAAATGAGATAAGTAATGAAACACAAGATTGA
- a CDS encoding T9SS type A sorting domain-containing protein, translated as MNKTLLSFCAFFIVQFTFSQTITVSGSCTEADALSDYIQINGIDTQNGKTKYTGVNSSSADCSQYVGESACDAANTKFTYTIEWSGTNWEWVKTTTTGSFCVWLIEECVPAAQTSETDPPQSSREVLASNPADTPTPPCTGWTGDCAPTLSECATLGLISNEFDNQFTYYPNPTDDKFNIKFETPIEELTLNLTNVLGQVIMNKTYKNTKHIALNINQPAGIYFVKLTSKNNKEAYIKVMKN; from the coding sequence ATGAACAAAACTTTACTTTCCTTTTGTGCTTTTTTTATTGTTCAATTTACATTTTCTCAAACCATTACCGTAAGTGGATCTTGTACAGAAGCTGACGCTTTAAGCGATTACATTCAAATAAACGGAATAGACACCCAAAACGGAAAAACCAAATATACTGGCGTGAACTCTTCTTCGGCTGATTGCTCACAATATGTAGGAGAATCGGCTTGCGACGCTGCTAACACAAAATTCACTTACACAATAGAATGGAGTGGTACTAATTGGGAATGGGTAAAAACCACTACAACCGGCAGCTTTTGTGTTTGGCTAATAGAAGAATGTGTTCCTGCGGCACAAACATCAGAAACAGATCCACCACAATCATCAAGAGAGGTGTTAGCTAGTAATCCTGCAGATACCCCCACACCACCTTGTACGGGTTGGACTGGAGATTGCGCCCCGACACTTTCAGAATGCGCTACTTTGGGTTTAATTAGCAATGAATTTGACAATCAATTTACTTATTACCCTAACCCTACAGACGACAAATTCAACATTAAATTTGAAACACCAATTGAGGAGTTAACGCTCAATTTAACCAATGTTTTAGGACAAGTAATTATGAATAAAACATATAAAAACACAAAACATATTGCGTTAAACATTAATCAACCTGCTGGGATTTACTTTGTTAAGCTTACCTCTAAAAACAATAAAGAAGCTTACATAAAAGTAATGAAAAACTAA
- a CDS encoding RNA methyltransferase, protein MRKLKNSELDRLDVNEFKASKKTPLIIVLDNIRSLNNIGSVFRTSDAFLIEKIYLCGITATPPHKDIHKTALGSTETVAWEYAESTLDLVKKLQNDGAKILAIEQAENATMLNNFIPEPNTTYALVFGNEVKGVQQDVVSASDMVIEIPQFGTKHSLNISVSCGVVVWDVFAKLKA, encoded by the coding sequence ATGAGAAAACTAAAAAACAGCGAATTAGATCGTTTAGATGTTAATGAGTTTAAAGCTTCAAAGAAAACACCTCTAATTATAGTATTAGACAATATCCGCAGTTTAAATAATATTGGCTCGGTATTTAGAACAAGTGATGCCTTTTTAATTGAAAAAATATACCTCTGCGGTATTACCGCCACGCCACCACATAAAGACATTCATAAAACCGCTTTAGGAAGCACCGAAACCGTGGCTTGGGAATATGCTGAAAGCACACTTGATCTCGTTAAAAAATTGCAAAATGATGGTGCAAAAATTCTCGCTATTGAGCAAGCAGAAAACGCCACAATGCTTAACAATTTTATACCTGAACCCAACACGACTTATGCTTTGGTTTTTGGCAACGAAGTAAAAGGCGTGCAGCAAGACGTTGTTTCGGCTAGCGATATGGTTATTGAAATTCCACAGTTTGGCACCAAACACAGTTTAAATATTTCGGTAAGTTGTGGGGTTGTCGTTTGGGATGTGTTTGCTAAGTTAAAAGCATAG
- a CDS encoding AsmA-like C-terminal region-containing protein codes for MKKALKILGITLGIIFLLLLAIPFVFQGQIKDMVKTFLNQNLNAQVEFSDVDLSFIRSFPQAYANVDDLTITNKKPFEGETLATVKSIAFTMSIKELFKTANEDAIVINSINIDEALVTLKTNTLGQTNYDIALENENIETTTEDTNSDSSFAFDIEDYAITNSALTYIDESSKTEFFITELNHEGKGTFSAEKSELNTNTEANVSLSLDSTKYLNNNHIKLEAILGLDLENQKYTFKDNKAYINQLPLEFDGFVQLLDEGQNMDITFKNPGSSFKDFLAVIPENYSKDISNVETTGNFKISGVVKGMITEKTIPTMDINIVSNNASFKYPDLPKSIKNISINTSIKNTSGNLDDTFVDIQTLNFKIDEDVFKSSAVLKNITQNMLVNANIDGTLNLGNITKAYPVELDNELTGILKGNINTNFDMNAIETNAYNRIKNNGTVSISDFIFSSEDIVNPIEITQANIDFKPGTITLKNFNASTGQSDLHATGTIENLLGFLLSDKKLQGNFNVNSNNFVVSDFMVPDEETGEDNKTTGESESLKIPDFLDCTINADAKEVVYNNLTLKDVKGSLVIKDQQASLNNMTSQIFNGGLSINGLVDTKNDTPTFNLDLGADNFDISQSFKDLELLQVLAPIANVLQGKLNSTLHLSGDLDSEFSPKLTSISGDAFAELLTKEITTENSPLLSKLESNVDFIDFKKLNLNDLKANLEFNNGQVNVKPFNVKYEDIDIQVSGAHSFDKAIDYNVVFQVPAKYLGSDVNRLIGKIDDKEVNNLSIPVTANIGGSFTSPTVKTDLSSAATNLTNQLIEIQKQKLLNQGSNTIKDLLGGINNNQETETPTNTNSTNTTNTTNTNNNTVEEGVKNLIGNIFGKKKQTKDSVN; via the coding sequence ATGAAGAAAGCTCTTAAAATACTAGGCATTACTTTAGGCATTATTTTTTTATTGTTATTAGCTATTCCTTTTGTTTTTCAAGGACAAATAAAGGATATGGTTAAAACATTTTTAAATCAAAACCTCAACGCTCAAGTAGAGTTTTCCGATGTCGATTTAAGCTTCATTAGAAGCTTCCCACAAGCTTATGCCAATGTAGACGATTTAACAATCACTAACAAAAAACCGTTTGAAGGCGAAACCTTGGCCACCGTAAAGTCGATTGCTTTTACCATGTCGATTAAAGAATTATTTAAAACAGCCAATGAAGATGCTATTGTTATTAACTCCATTAATATAGATGAAGCCTTAGTTACCTTAAAAACCAATACGCTTGGGCAAACAAATTACGACATTGCCTTAGAAAACGAAAACATAGAAACAACTACAGAAGACACTAATAGTGACAGCAGTTTTGCTTTCGATATTGAGGATTACGCCATCACCAATAGTGCATTAACCTATATTGATGAAAGTTCAAAAACCGAATTTTTTATCACAGAACTCAATCATGAAGGAAAAGGAACCTTTTCCGCAGAAAAATCTGAACTCAACACCAATACAGAAGCCAATGTAAGCCTAAGCCTTGACAGCACCAAATACTTAAACAACAACCATATAAAATTAGAAGCAATTCTTGGGTTGGATTTAGAAAACCAAAAATACACCTTTAAAGATAATAAAGCTTACATCAATCAATTACCTCTAGAGTTTGATGGTTTTGTACAATTACTAGATGAGGGTCAAAATATGGACATTACCTTTAAAAATCCAGGATCATCATTTAAGGATTTCTTAGCGGTCATTCCAGAAAATTATTCTAAAGATATTTCTAACGTAGAAACTACAGGGAACTTTAAAATTTCAGGGGTTGTAAAAGGTATGATTACCGAGAAAACCATTCCTACAATGGATATTAACATTGTATCCAATAACGCCTCATTTAAATACCCAGATCTTCCAAAAAGTATAAAAAACATTAGTATTAATACAAGTATAAAAAACACCTCTGGAAATCTTGACGATACGTTTGTAGACATACAAACTCTTAATTTTAAGATTGATGAAGACGTCTTCAAATCTTCAGCAGTCTTAAAGAATATAACCCAAAATATGTTAGTCAACGCCAATATAGACGGCACACTTAACTTAGGTAATATTACTAAAGCTTACCCGGTTGAACTAGACAACGAATTAACAGGTATTTTAAAGGGGAATATCAACACCAATTTCGACATGAATGCCATAGAAACCAATGCCTACAACCGTATTAAAAACAACGGAACCGTTAGCATTAGCGATTTTATATTTTCATCAGAAGACATTGTAAACCCTATCGAAATTACACAAGCTAATATAGATTTCAAACCTGGAACCATAACCTTAAAAAACTTTAACGCCTCAACTGGACAAAGCGACCTACATGCTACTGGAACTATTGAAAACTTACTTGGCTTTTTACTTAGCGACAAAAAATTACAAGGAAACTTTAACGTAAATTCCAATAATTTTGTGGTTAGTGACTTTATGGTACCCGATGAAGAAACAGGCGAAGACAATAAAACAACAGGTGAAAGCGAATCTTTAAAAATCCCCGATTTTTTAGATTGTACCATCAATGCCGATGCCAAAGAAGTGGTTTACAACAACCTTACACTTAAAGATGTTAAAGGATCGCTTGTTATTAAAGACCAACAAGCATCGCTAAATAATATGACCTCCCAAATTTTCAATGGCGGATTATCTATAAATGGACTTGTAGACACTAAAAATGACACGCCAACATTTAATCTAGATCTTGGTGCCGATAATTTTGATATTTCGCAGTCGTTTAAAGACTTAGAACTCTTGCAAGTCCTTGCTCCTATTGCTAATGTTTTACAAGGAAAATTGAATTCAACCTTACACCTTTCAGGCGATTTAGATAGTGAGTTTTCCCCAAAACTAACAAGTATTTCTGGAGATGCTTTTGCCGAATTACTTACAAAAGAAATTACCACCGAAAATTCACCTTTACTTAGTAAGTTAGAAAGCAATGTTGATTTTATTGATTTCAAAAAACTAAACTTAAACGATTTAAAAGCCAATTTAGAATTTAACAATGGACAAGTTAACGTTAAACCATTCAACGTTAAATATGAAGACATCGACATTCAGGTTTCTGGTGCGCACAGCTTCGATAAAGCTATAGACTACAATGTGGTATTTCAAGTACCAGCAAAATATTTAGGAAGCGATGTTAATAGACTTATTGGAAAAATAGATGACAAAGAAGTTAATAATCTTTCCATTCCTGTTACGGCAAACATAGGTGGTAGTTTTACAAGCCCAACGGTAAAAACCGATTTATCAAGTGCAGCAACTAACCTTACCAATCAATTAATTGAAATTCAAAAACAAAAACTATTAAACCAAGGATCCAACACAATTAAAGATTTACTTGGCGGTATAAATAATAATCAAGAAACAGAAACACCAACTAATACAAACTCAACAAACACAACAAACACAACAAACACAAACAATAATACTGTAGAAGAAGGCGTAAAAAATCTTATTGGAAATATTTTTGGTAAAAAGAAACAAACCAAAGACTCTGTAAATTAA
- a CDS encoding zincin-like metallopeptidase domain-containing protein has translation MITGLILGAAIDRLFLTKKTPKSKSKPIHPESLGIPYLNPKAEKELIDNHAGLGKAITSNDVYDMITKQIIDTIDKTGHLPWYTGRDENVGKGVSLNIDTPYNFDTLKAYRGINAFMLSLKKTEGKDKNGNKVIYLDPIQDGRMYWLTFKQIEKLGGKIKKGTRSSQAIYYNFIFKYGNDTISEKKYKQLFKKYGSKNSPNYNVQEAKKLKKIPFVRYYNVFNERDITGINFEAKRKKQQEKLKQFESKAKKIKAADALFNNMPKKPKLVQRHIGSGESPHYTPNTDAITMPLKQQYKDVGIWYGTLFHESIHATGHRSRLNRGLLKDYHLDVRVRALEELVAELGSAFLNAESGIFLSTLKKNAAYIKGWSKSVKETLQENNKAIFVAAGYAQKAADYILDRDKNGTPKFYNDISNIDNTSNLEKRVIKHLEKMSHEQFANDYAYLFSADLDKVLYRIEDNNTYKKYVKLLAKKVIKDNRFDDVRFDNLKQSEQLSLFGSSGINVSTERFKKMKVSELRDFTLKYYNAKLKGNKTYSKYLNEIVFTTKAGRKISKGSAMYKEKAAVIERLEELIKKSTYNNWGDRKKADPKNLLGYLNFKSKLIIDGKKRHVRISIILNSDRKTHLKGIEVGKTKK, from the coding sequence ATGATAACAGGATTAATACTAGGTGCAGCCATAGACAGATTATTTTTAACCAAAAAAACACCAAAAAGCAAGTCAAAACCTATTCACCCAGAAAGTTTAGGAATACCTTACCTAAATCCAAAGGCTGAAAAAGAATTAATAGACAATCATGCTGGATTAGGTAAGGCCATAACATCTAATGATGTTTATGATATGATTACTAAACAGATAATTGATACTATTGATAAAACAGGTCATTTGCCTTGGTACACGGGGCGTGATGAAAACGTTGGTAAAGGCGTTTCATTAAACATAGATACACCTTATAACTTTGATACATTAAAAGCTTACCGTGGTATTAATGCGTTTATGTTAAGCCTAAAGAAAACAGAGGGTAAAGATAAGAATGGTAATAAAGTTATTTATTTAGATCCTATTCAAGATGGCCGCATGTATTGGTTAACCTTTAAACAAATTGAAAAACTTGGTGGAAAAATTAAAAAAGGTACACGATCATCACAGGCTATTTATTACAACTTCATCTTTAAGTATGGCAACGATACAATAAGTGAAAAAAAATACAAGCAACTGTTTAAAAAATACGGTTCAAAAAATAGTCCTAATTATAACGTACAGGAAGCTAAGAAGCTTAAAAAAATACCGTTTGTTAGGTATTACAACGTGTTTAATGAACGTGATATAACAGGAATTAATTTTGAAGCTAAACGTAAAAAGCAACAAGAAAAATTAAAGCAGTTTGAAAGTAAAGCTAAAAAAATAAAAGCGGCCGATGCGTTGTTTAACAACATGCCTAAAAAACCAAAATTAGTACAACGCCATATCGGATCTGGTGAGTCACCGCATTATACGCCAAATACCGATGCTATAACAATGCCACTAAAGCAACAATACAAAGATGTTGGTATATGGTATGGTACATTATTTCACGAGTCTATACATGCTACAGGTCACAGAAGTAGGCTTAATAGAGGGCTTTTAAAAGATTATCATTTAGATGTTCGTGTTAGAGCCTTGGAAGAACTGGTAGCAGAATTAGGAAGTGCTTTTTTAAATGCCGAAAGTGGTATTTTCTTAAGTACATTAAAGAAAAATGCCGCATACATTAAAGGTTGGAGTAAAAGCGTAAAAGAAACGCTACAAGAAAACAACAAAGCTATTTTTGTGGCCGCTGGTTACGCTCAAAAAGCTGCCGATTACATTCTAGATCGTGATAAAAATGGTACACCTAAGTTTTACAACGATATTTCAAATATTGACAATACAAGTAATTTAGAAAAAAGAGTTATTAAACACTTAGAAAAAATGAGCCATGAACAATTTGCAAATGATTATGCTTATTTGTTTAGTGCTGATTTAGATAAAGTTTTATACAGAATTGAAGATAACAACACCTATAAAAAGTATGTTAAATTACTAGCAAAAAAAGTAATAAAAGACAATCGTTTTGATGATGTTAGGTTTGATAATTTAAAACAAAGCGAACAATTATCGTTGTTTGGTTCTTCTGGAATAAATGTTTCTACAGAGAGATTTAAAAAAATGAAAGTTTCTGAATTAAGAGATTTTACTCTAAAGTACTACAATGCTAAACTAAAAGGAAATAAAACTTATAGCAAGTACTTAAATGAAATTGTATTTACAACTAAAGCAGGTAGAAAAATATCTAAAGGTTCAGCTATGTATAAAGAAAAGGCTGCTGTAATTGAACGTCTTGAAGAGCTTATAAAAAAATCCACATATAACAATTGGGGTGATCGAAAAAAAGCAGATCCAAAGAACTTGTTGGGGTATCTTAATTTTAAATCTAAGTTAATTATTGACGGTAAAAAACGTCATGTTAGAATTTCTATAATATTAAATTCTGACAGAAAAACTCACCTAAAAGGTATTGAAGTTGGAAAAACAAAAAAATAG
- a CDS encoding queuosine precursor transporter has product MAQKDKLAAQRIYLILAALFITSLVVSNLIFQKFFYWYPGNIEVFDAKLFEISVGILPYPITFLITDLISEIYGKKRANQVVVTGIFASFFSMLIVYVANAVPATEWSPVKDSLFSTVFGSTAIAVFASMMAYLLAQFVDIQIYHFWKRLTQGKHLWLRNNFSTWLSQFVDTFTVLFLLCSFGKIEWHLFLGLLLSGFIFKVLVALLDTPFLYLGVYLFRKRFNLKVNEEIDLLDNRDLNRSRLAPKSKHPSQ; this is encoded by the coding sequence ATGGCGCAAAAAGACAAATTAGCAGCACAACGTATTTACTTGATTTTGGCTGCTTTGTTCATTACGTCTTTGGTAGTGTCAAATCTTATTTTTCAGAAGTTTTTTTATTGGTATCCAGGAAACATTGAAGTTTTTGATGCTAAATTATTTGAGATTTCTGTAGGGATACTACCTTATCCCATCACCTTTTTAATCACCGATTTAATCAGTGAGATTTACGGCAAAAAACGTGCTAATCAAGTGGTTGTTACTGGTATTTTTGCATCGTTTTTCTCTATGTTAATTGTTTATGTGGCCAATGCTGTTCCTGCAACTGAATGGTCGCCTGTAAAAGATAGTTTATTCTCTACCGTTTTTGGCAGTACTGCGATTGCTGTATTTGCTAGTATGATGGCGTATTTGTTAGCACAATTTGTTGACATCCAAATTTATCACTTTTGGAAACGCTTAACCCAAGGTAAACATTTATGGCTTCGTAATAATTTTTCAACTTGGCTATCGCAATTTGTAGACACGTTTACGGTATTGTTTCTATTATGCTCTTTTGGGAAAATAGAATGGCACTTATTTTTAGGCTTACTTTTAAGTGGCTTTATTTTTAAAGTTTTGGTCGCTTTGCTAGATACACCATTCTTATATTTAGGCGTATATTTATTTAGAAAACGCTTCAATTTAAAGGTGAATGAAGAAATTGATTTACTCGATAATCGAGATTTGAATAGATCAAGGCTTGCACCAAAATCAAAGCACCCTTCCCAATAA
- the mutS gene encoding DNA mismatch repair protein MutS, whose translation MAKKAKKVTPLMQQYNTIKAKYPDAMLLFRVGDFYETFGDDAVKAAKILDIVLTNRNNGGEKTELAGFPHHSLNTYLPKLVKAGERVAICDQLEDPKQTKKIVKRGVTELVTPGVALNDEVLSSKSNNFLCAVHFDKKQIGVSFLDVSTGEFLTSQGNAEYIDKLLQNFNPSEVLVSKKSKTSFNEAFGEDFHTFYLEDWVFQPDYANETLTRHFNTKTLKGFGIDNLYEGIIASGAVLHYLSETQHNKLEHITSVSRIAEDEYVWMDRFTIRNLELYHSTNVNAVTLLDVIDHTITPMGGRLLKRWLALPLKNVEKIKQRHQVVQHLLDNNATLQKTQNHIKHIGDIERLISKVATAKVSPREVIQLKNSLEAIVPIKALASQSDNDALRVLGDTLQSCDTLREKIKESLNEEAPVNILKGKTIADGFSSELDELRKLSSSGKQYLDDMLDRESKRTGIPSLKIASNNVFGYYIEVRNTHKDKVPEEWIRKQTLVSAERYITEELKEYEAKILGAEERILAIEQQLFSELVSWMSQFIKPVQQNAFLIGKIDCLSGFATLAKNNQYTFPTIDDTFALDIKDGRHPVIEKQLPPSEAYIANDVFLDRETQQIIMITGPNMSGKSAILRQTALIVLLAQIGSFVPAKDAKIGLVDKIFTRVGASDNISMGESTFMVEMNETASILNNISDRSLVLLDEIGRGTSTYDGISIAWAISEYLHEHPARPKTLFATHYHELNEMTETFNRIKNYNVSVKELKDNVLFLRKLIEGGSEHSFGIHVAKMAGMPQHVIQRANKILKKLEKSHSSHELTDKVKTLADDEMQLSFFNLDDPLLEQIKEEIIHTDIDTLTPVEALMKLNEIKRMLVKKKQA comes from the coding sequence TTGGCAAAAAAAGCAAAGAAAGTTACGCCGTTAATGCAGCAGTACAACACCATTAAAGCAAAATACCCTGATGCGATGTTGTTGTTTAGAGTAGGGGATTTTTATGAAACCTTTGGAGACGATGCTGTTAAGGCAGCCAAAATATTGGATATTGTTCTTACTAATAGAAATAATGGTGGCGAAAAAACCGAATTGGCTGGATTTCCGCATCATTCCTTGAATACGTATTTGCCAAAGTTGGTGAAAGCTGGCGAGCGTGTGGCTATTTGTGACCAATTGGAAGACCCTAAGCAAACCAAAAAAATCGTAAAACGTGGCGTGACTGAGTTAGTAACACCTGGAGTCGCGTTGAATGATGAGGTGCTCAGCTCTAAGTCCAACAACTTTTTGTGTGCCGTTCATTTCGATAAAAAACAAATAGGCGTATCGTTTTTAGATGTGTCGACAGGTGAGTTTTTAACCTCGCAAGGTAATGCTGAGTACATCGATAAACTCCTTCAAAACTTTAATCCAAGTGAAGTTTTGGTGTCCAAGAAATCAAAAACAAGTTTTAATGAGGCCTTTGGAGAAGACTTTCATACGTTTTATTTAGAAGATTGGGTGTTTCAACCCGATTATGCCAATGAGACCTTAACACGTCATTTTAATACAAAAACACTAAAAGGGTTTGGCATAGATAATCTTTACGAAGGCATTATTGCTTCTGGAGCGGTGTTGCATTATTTGTCCGAAACACAACACAATAAATTAGAGCATATTACATCGGTAAGCCGTATTGCTGAAGATGAATATGTTTGGATGGATCGATTTACCATTCGCAATTTAGAATTATATCATTCTACTAATGTCAACGCGGTAACTTTATTAGATGTTATTGATCATACCATAACGCCAATGGGTGGCCGATTGCTAAAACGATGGCTGGCTTTACCGCTTAAAAATGTGGAAAAAATAAAGCAGCGTCATCAAGTTGTTCAGCATTTGTTGGATAACAATGCCACGCTTCAAAAAACACAAAACCATATAAAGCATATTGGCGATATTGAGCGTCTAATTTCCAAAGTAGCGACAGCTAAGGTGAGTCCGCGAGAGGTTATTCAACTAAAAAACTCCTTGGAAGCCATTGTGCCTATAAAAGCTTTGGCCTCGCAAAGTGATAATGACGCCTTGCGTGTTTTGGGCGATACGTTGCAAAGTTGCGACACGCTACGTGAAAAAATTAAGGAAAGTTTAAATGAAGAAGCTCCCGTAAATATTTTAAAAGGAAAAACCATAGCAGATGGATTTTCATCAGAGTTGGATGAGCTACGGAAGTTGTCCTCTTCAGGAAAACAATATCTGGACGATATGCTCGATCGAGAAAGCAAACGCACAGGAATTCCGTCGTTAAAAATAGCGTCTAATAATGTATTTGGGTATTATATTGAAGTCAGAAATACACATAAAGATAAAGTACCCGAAGAATGGATACGCAAGCAAACTTTGGTAAGTGCCGAGCGTTATATTACCGAAGAGTTAAAAGAATACGAAGCCAAAATTTTAGGCGCCGAAGAACGTATTTTAGCTATCGAGCAACAATTGTTTTCAGAATTGGTAAGTTGGATGAGTCAGTTTATAAAACCGGTACAACAAAACGCCTTTTTAATAGGAAAAATAGATTGTTTAAGTGGGTTTGCAACCTTGGCAAAAAACAACCAATATACATTTCCAACTATAGACGATACGTTTGCGTTGGATATTAAAGATGGACGCCACCCAGTAATTGAAAAACAATTACCACCAAGCGAAGCTTATATTGCTAACGATGTGTTTTTAGATCGCGAAACCCAGCAAATTATTATGATTACGGGGCCTAATATGTCGGGTAAATCGGCAATTTTACGTCAAACAGCCTTAATTGTATTATTGGCGCAAATAGGAAGTTTTGTGCCAGCAAAAGACGCTAAAATAGGTTTGGTAGATAAAATTTTTACCAGAGTTGGTGCTAGTGATAACATTTCTATGGGCGAATCGACCTTTATGGTGGAGATGAATGAAACCGCTTCCATATTAAATAATATTTCCGATAGAAGTTTAGTACTTTTAGATGAGATTGGTCGCGGAACAAGTACTTACGATGGTATTTCCATAGCTTGGGCCATAAGTGAATATTTACACGAACATCCAGCAAGACCAAAAACATTGTTTGCAACGCATTACCACGAGCTTAATGAGATGACCGAAACCTTCAACCGTATTAAAAACTATAATGTGTCGGTAAAGGAGTTAAAAGATAATGTGTTGTTTTTGCGAAAACTTATTGAGGGTGGAAGTGAACATAGTTTTGGAATTCACGTGGCAAAAATGGCTGGGATGCCACAACACGTTATCCAGCGAGCCAATAAAATCTTAAAAAAATTAGAAAAATCGCATTCCAGTCACGAGCTAACCGATAAAGTTAAAACATTAGCCGACGACGAAATGCAATTAAGTTTTTTTAATTTAGACGATCCCTTGTTGGAGCAAATTAAAGAGGAAATCATTCATACTGATATAGATACGCTAACGCCAGTAGAAGCATTAATGAAGCTTAACGAGATAAAACGTATGCTAGTAAAAAAGAAGCAAGCATAA